The Streptomyces sp. NBC_00335 DNA window GGCCATGCGGCAGCACGGTGGCACGGTTTTGAAGACTTCGCTCGACGCCGCTGAGGAGAGCGAACTGGCCGAGCAGCTCGCGGGCTCTCAGCCGTAGGTGCGCTATGCCCCCTTGCGGTCAGGCTTTGCAGGCGCGGAGGCGTGCAGCCGGGTCGAACGAGGCCCGGACCTTGCGGCGCAGTGCCTGGCGGCAGCGCCAACCCGGTCGCTCGACCCCGGTCGCGGCAGGCGAGGACGGCATCGAACATGAGGCGATGCCGACATCGACCCGTCAGCGTGGAAGGAAGCCCTGTGACCGGGTCCGGGAAGCACTCACCGGCTGGGCGGGGTGTGACGGCTTTCGCGCTGACGCTGGTCACCATGGTTTCGGGGGTGGCCGTGCTGGCATCGTGCAGTACGAGTGCGGGAGATCAGTCGACCAGGACGTTCAGCCCCCGGCCGACCCCGCCTGACACGGCTTCCTTCTCCGGCATGCCACCTGCCCCGATGAGTTCGGCCGCGGCCTCCGCACTCGCGTCGGCGTCGGCTGCGGCCTCGTCCGCGTCTGCCGCCGCTTCCGCCTTCGAGGCCTCTGGCGCTCATCGTCAGCATCACCAACCGTACGGACAAGACGGCGTCGTACGCCGTCCAAGTGGACTTCACGGATGCCACCGGCAAGGTCGTAGAGAGCAGGATCGTCGGAGCGGAGAACCTCGAGCCCGGCGAGCCGGCCCAGCCCCTCGCCATCAGCCGCAAGCCCGCCGACTTGAACCTGTCTACGGCGACAAGTGTCCGGACGCCGCCGGCACCGGCACCGGCACCCTGATCCAGCTCTACTCCTGCTCGGGCGGCAGCAACCAGCGCTGGACCCGTACCTGACGACCCGCCGTGGAGTGGAGCCAGGACGATCCTGGCTCCACTCCGTCGTCCATCGCCGGGTGGACGGGACGTGACGATCGTTCAGGAGCAGAGCGCTCCGTTGAGCGTGTAGCGCGCCGGCATCGCGTTGGTACCCGAGTACGTCGCCTGGAAGCCGAAGCTCACGCTGCCGCCGGGTGCCAGTGTTGCGTTCCACCCGGTGTCCCGGGCGGTGACCGTGCTGCCCGACTGGCTCACCGTGGCGTTCCAGGCGTTGGTGATCCGCTGGTCACCTGCGAAGCTCCAGCCGACGGTCCACCCGGACACCGCCGAGGTTCCGGTGTTCTTCACCGTCACCGTCGCCGTGAAGCCGTTGCCCCAGGCGTTGTCGATCCGGTACGCCACCGCGCAAGAGGCCGCCGAAGCGTCGTCGTCCGCCTCCGCCGCCGTGAACGTCGCCGACTGCACGCCAGGACCACCGACCGCGAACGTCGCGCTGCCCGACGACGCGTCGGGGTCCTGCGCGGCGAGGACCGAAACCTGCTGCGCCGTCGCCCAGTCGGCCGGGGTGAACACCAGGGTCGCGGCTGCCGACAGATCCTCGTCGCCCGTGCTCCGGGCCACCGTCACCGTCACGTTCTGCGCGGGCGCTGCCGAAAGCCGCACGCCCACCCGTGCCGAGCCGCCCTCCGCGACCGTCACGGCCGCCGGTGCGACCTGGACCACGGGCACCGCCGGAGCGCCGCGCCGCTCGGCCGCGAAGGCCGCCAGCCAGGCCAGCGAGGCGTTCCAGTTGATGGCCACCTCGTTGGTGGAGTACGAGCCGATGTCGTCCACGTAGCACGCCGCCGGTGCGCAGCCCGCGAGCTTCTCCTTGGCCACCGGGTCCTCCAGCCCCGCGTTCGGCCCGCCCGCGAAGGAACCGGCCGGCGGGTGCGGCAGCGAGGCGTCGTTCTGGTGCGCCCAGAACCGGTGGTGCTGGTTCTCGGCGTAGCGGTCGCCGTAGCCGGTGACGTAGGAGAGGTCGAGTGCGTTTCGGCCGAGCAGGTAGTCCAGGGACTCCAATGCTCCGGCCCGGTAGCGTTGTTGCCCGGTGAGCTCGTATGCGACGGCCAGCACCATCGCGTTGTTGGTGACGGAGCTGTTGGAGCCCCAGACGTACGCGGTGGCGGGAAGCGGCACCGCGTAGCCCTGTCCGGCCATGGTGGTCAGGTGGCCATCGGCGGCCGTGGTCAGCAGGCCGCGCAGCCGGGCCACGTCTGCGGCGGGCAGGGCCGCCCCGGGGACGGTGGCGAGGGTGATCCGGCCGAGCGTCGCGGTGCCGCCCCACCAGAACCCGTCGACGGGCTTGGTGTGGTGCGCAGAGGAGGTGACGGAGTCCCGGTACTGTGACTCGCCGGTGGTGGCCAGGAGTTCCGCCGCC harbors:
- a CDS encoding glycoside hydrolase family 9 protein yields the protein MPPVTSARGVPRRAAAALAGLALAVGGLSTAALTVPVAAAATVAAAADTPVRVNQLGYLPDGPKRATVASSATAPLAWQLRDASGTVAASGVTTVRGADQASGQSTHLVDFGAYTGTGAGFTLVVDGRTSHPFDVSASLYDGLRADSMSFFYQQRSGIAIDAALAGGSAYARPAGHLGVAPNKGDTSVPCQAGVCDYQLDVRGGWYDAGDQGKYVVNGGISVWEMVNSFERAGRSGGDAALGGATLRVPERGNGTPDVLDEARWELEFLLRMQVPAGKPMAGMAFHKMHDAKWTALPTRPELDAEQRELHKPSTAATLNLAASAAQCARVYAPYDAAFAARCLDAARRAWTAAKANPNVLALATDNTGGGAYEDADVSDEFYWAAAELLATTGESQYRDSVTSSAHHTKPVDGFWWGGTATLGRITLATVPGAALPAADVARLRGLLTTAADGHLTTMAGQGYAVPLPATAYVWGSNSSVTNNAMVLAVAYELTGQQRYRAGALESLDYLLGRNALDLSYVTGYGDRYAENQHHRFWAHQNDASLPHPPAGSFAGGPNAGLEDPVAKEKLAGCAPAACYVDDIGSYSTNEVAINWNASLAWLAAFAAERRGAPAVPVVQVAPAAVTVAEGGSARVGVRLSAAPAQNVTVTVARSTGDEDLSAAATLVFTPADWATAQQVSVLAAQDPDASSGSATFAVGGPGVQSATFTAAEADDDASAASCAVAYRIDNAWGNGFTATVTVKNTGTSAVSGWTVGWSFAGDQRITNAWNATVSQSGSTVTARDTGWNATLAPGGSVSFGFQATYSGTNAMPARYTLNGALCS